A portion of the Megalobrama amblycephala isolate DHTTF-2021 linkage group LG23, ASM1881202v1, whole genome shotgun sequence genome contains these proteins:
- the LOC125259213 gene encoding uncharacterized protein LOC125259213, with protein sequence MAFNLQSFVNNPSLEVIEKCRKDELLIIANHFQIAIPKQTLKKKIKAELIDCLIDSGVLSLPVVDRGADLAGMEQNAGKVGEGEGELVTAEAEATVGATLPPFEPFSPVSPRSTGEAQLRVRIERLRMEARERAQSRQAELDLRLQVRKLEIEADKEVKLRQLDIEAAKAAAVSSVPQNSSSNYNLEIRYKKGTDNVVADALSRV encoded by the exons ATGGCGTTTAACTTGCAGAGCTTTGTTAATAATCCCTCATTAGAGGTGATTGAGAAGTGCAGAAAAGATGAGTTGTTAATTATAGCTAACCACTTCCAAATTGCGATTCCAAAgcaaactttaaaaaagaaaattaaagctGAATTGATTGACTGCTTAATTGACTCTGGAGTGTTAAGCTTGCCGGTGGTAGACCGAGGGGCAGATCTTGCGGGCATGGAGCAGAATGCTGGGAAGGTAGGTGAAGGTGAGGGCGAGTTAGTCACAGCGGAGGCGGAGGCTACCGTTGGGGCAACTCTTCCACCTTTTGAACCTTTTTCACCAGTCTCTCCCAGGTCAACAGGGGAGGCGCAGTTGAGAGTGCGGATTGAACGGCTCCGTATGGAAGCTCGAGAAAGAGCACAATCCCGCCAAGCAGAACTAGATCTGCGTCTACAGGTGCGCAAGCTCGAAATTGAAGCCGATAAGGAGGTTAAGCTTCGACAGTTGGACATCGAGGCGGCGAAGGCTGCTGCGGTTTCCTCTGTTCCACAGAACTCTTCATCG AACTACAATCTTGAGATCCGGTACAAGAAGGGTACAGATAATGTCGTGGCAGACGCTCTGTCTCGGGTCTAA